In Deltaproteobacteria bacterium, the genomic stretch CGCGATGCGGAAGCTGCGCGTCGGCATGGGACTCGCGCCCCTCTTGAACGCGATGTTCGCCAACTCGTCGCTCTCGGACGGCGGCCTGAACGGCTACATGAGCTTCCGGGGGCACATCTGGACCCAGACGGACCCCGCCCGCTGCGGCCTCCTGCGTCTGGCGTTCCGCGAGGGGGCCACCTTCGCCGACTACGTCGAGTGGGCGCTCGACGTGCCCCTCTACTTCATCCTGCGTGACGGGACGTATCGCACCACCGTCACGGGCAGGCCCTTCCGGCGCTTCCTGGCCGATGGGGCGGCGGGCGAGCGCGCCACACTCGACGACTGGAACCTGCACCTGACGACGCTGTTTCCCGAGGTGCGCCTGAAGGGCTACATCGAGCTCCGCTCCGCCGACAGCCAGCCGCCGGAGCGGATGCTCGCTCTGCCGGCGCTCGTGAAGGGCGTCTTCTACGAGGCCGACTGCCTCGACGCCGCCTACGACCTCGTGAAGCGCTGGACGTACGAGGAAACGGACGGGCTCTGGCGCCAGGTGCACCGCGAGGCGCTGCTCGCCCGCTTCCGGGGGGTCCGCGTGCTCGAGCTGGCGCGCGAGCTGTACGCGATCGCCGAGGAGGGCCTTCGCCGGCAGCACGAGCTCGACGCCGCGGGCCACGACGAGCGAATCTACCTCGAGCGGATGGGCGAGCAGCTCGCCATGGGCCGCTCGCCGGCGCGAGTCGTCGCCGAGCAGTGGGGCGCGGACTGGGACGAGCGCCACCGGCTCGAGCGGTTGATCGTCGCCGCCGAGTTCCGGGCCTGAGCCCACGTAGCGCCATGGGCTATTCAGCCCGGGCGCTGCAGGTTTCTTCAGGGGTTGCGGGGAAACCCGCTGCACCGCGTTGCAGGGCCTCGCCGTGCACGATGGGAGCGCGCCGCGTCCGTTCAACGGGCACGGACTGGCAAGGGCTTTGCTGTGTCGGTCGGCAGTGATGACGCGGTGCGGAGATGAGAACTCGGAGGAAACATGTTGACGATACTGCTTGACCCCTTTGGCGTCTCGCTCATTGCAGGAACCTCGATCGGGGTGGTCCTCGGCTGGGGGACCGTATGCCTGCTCAGCTGGCTCGGGAACTGAGCCGGTGCCCTGTCAAGGCGTCTTCGGACCGGATCAGCTCCGCCGGCGGATCGGATCCTTGACCGAGGAGTGTGAGCGGTGAAGCTCACCGTCACGAGAGAACAAGCACGCCAAGCGTGATCCGCTGTTGCCGGATCGCCTGCTTGCAAGGCGGTGGCAGCTAGCTAGTTCGTAGCATACCTCTCGCGCCACGCAGGCCCTGACCGGCGGCGCGGCCCACTCTTAAACCCGCACCCTTCATCACTTTAGCTCCGCGGTTTCGCCGCGCGCGTTTCCTTGCGTCGGTAATACAGCAAGCGCGCAGCGGGTATCTGCCAATTTACAGACTCGCCCGCTTTCTAGTACATGCCGGCGCGTGTTGCTGCTTCAGTTCGACCAACATAACAGGAGGGGACGTTTCATGACGCTCACAGGACGCATCTTGGGAATCGCTACCGTACTGCTTCACCTAGCCGCGCCTACGCTCGCACACGCCGCGGCGCCAACCACCTGCTTCACGCCGCTCTTCGGTTTCGGGCCGGTCAACCCCGCCCACGGGTTCCCGGAGTACTACCAGGATTCGAACGGGCTCGCCCTGCAAGCCTGCCTGGACCTGGCATGTGACCCCGCGCTGGGGATACCCGATCCGACCCGTCCCGTCTCCTTTCCCGACAACTTCCCGGTCGAGTTCTTCTATTCCAGAGCGATCAGCACGATCACCGTCGGGACCATCAAGGCCGTGTTGAACGACCAGTTCGAGGGCTCCTTCGCGAACGGCGCCGTGGCGCTCCCGGGTGATCAGGTCGTGTTCGGTCGCGTCCGCGTCCGCATCTTCGGTGGGACGCCCGGCGGGACGTACACGGTCACGCACCCGTACGGCGTGGAGGTGCTCCAAGCCGATGCCGTGGGAACGGTGAACTTCACTCAGGACAGCGCTCGCATTCCGGCGGGGCCGGCGGGGCCGGCGCTGGCGTTCGGGACGCCGCTCACCACCGGTCGGGTGGGACCGTTCTTGACCGCGCTGGCACCCCCACCGCCGCCCGGGTTCGTCGGCAATCCTGCCGCGCCCCAGACCGTCACCGGCAGCCCCTGCGGCCAGAACATCTTCTCGATTCAGGGACCGGGCCTCCCGGGTGGCGGACTGCAGACCGACCAGTTCACCGTCCTCATCGGCAAGATCGCCCACGTCTGCGGCAACGGCATCGTGGACCTCGGC encodes the following:
- a CDS encoding glutamate--cysteine ligase, with the translated sequence MTDFRQSDRAVPIESVGQLVEQFHRAGKPSAQWAIGTEYEKVVVDRATGRAAPFSGPRGIETVLRTLAERFGWEPKEEAGRTVALVRGGASITLEPGAQLELSGEQCGTLHCTQRELATHVRELVDVGSELGLVFLGLGMQPVSRLEEIELVPKQRYRIMAPYMARVGTLGLRMMKQTATVQANIDYADERDAMRKLRVGMGLAPLLNAMFANSSLSDGGLNGYMSFRGHIWTQTDPARCGLLRLAFREGATFADYVEWALDVPLYFILRDGTYRTTVTGRPFRRFLADGAAGERATLDDWNLHLTTLFPEVRLKGYIELRSADSQPPERMLALPALVKGVFYEADCLDAAYDLVKRWTYEETDGLWRQVHREALLARFRGVRVLELARELYAIAEEGLRRQHELDAAGHDERIYLERMGEQLAMGRSPARVVAEQWGADWDERHRLERLIVAAEFRA